The sequence CATAAATGTCAAGGGTTTTGTGCAACAACGGTAGCCCGTAGCAAATCTTCTGCAAGGATCTCCGCTCGCACTTATATATACAAACGTCAGTTAGACTACGCGAAATAAGTACATACTCACTCCTCATTCTTTAAACTCTTTAGGTAGTTCCAGACCAACCCGATGAGCTGTAGCCTTCCTTTGCTCCTCCACCGAAAGACCATGGAGTGGGTTGTATCTATCCATGAGGACCTGGGGACAGTTGATTACTAAGTCGAGGTCAAGAGCCGCGGATGTAACTTACCTTGTATTCGCGTTGGGCCCTCAAAAATGTCGCTGCGTTTAAAACATGGCTTTGAAAGGTTTGTGGCGTTTGCCCCGTCGAGTTTGCAACTGCATGCATTTGGTTGTTTAGGAACGCGCCACGTTCAGCACGTGgaaaaattgacttgggaaGGGATGGCAAGGTCAATCATTGGGGGGCTAAATTATACGGGAATTAACCTCACCGACTTTCTTACTTCCCTCAGTAGGGTGCGATATGCAGCTCGGGCCTGGGATGTCATAGATGTGGTTGTCGGAAATGACTTTGATTGGTCACTTTGGGCCGCGCTTATTCGCATTGAACCAAAAGTGGGAGGTCCAATACTTGTTGGGGATCAGTGTTATAGTCTACACCCGCAGAATAAAAGTTTCGACACCAATTGTGCATGAAGATTTGCACTTTACTATGCAATATAATACAATATTCTAACTAAAGCTCGTCCTTCTCATTCTCCTGCTTGTCATCAAGTGGCCAGCACAACGCAGGCGATGTACCAGTGAATAGATACTCGCATTTTTCAGGCTCAGCGATCGTTTGGATCGTATTCTCGGTCCCGCATGTAAGATCGAGCTATGAATCAAAGTCAAAGTCAAAGTCAACAAAGGGGGAGCTAAGTCATTGGAGTTACTCACGATAACACTTCGCTCGGGTCCGTTCCAGCATCTTGCACCACCTTTATAATACTGCCGTGTGTAGTAGTCGTAAGACCCAGGCGTCACTCCTTCCTTATCATTCCACCCAGAGAAGCGGCTAGAAGAAATAGCATCAGCACCAACACTCTCATCGATTACAGGTTTACCTACCCAAGGCTATGAGATGCATGGTCTCTATTCGATTTTTGAGTAGCAGAGCCAAACAGGCACACGCTATACGTGTACTCTCCAGTGTCCTTTTCAAGACACACGCCGTCCAGCTTCTTCCATTCTCCATCTTTTCCAAAGTACCCACCAGTCTCAAGCTTGGCGAGAGCTTCTTCGCTATCCTTTAGCTCGCGCTCAGATTTCCGTAGAGCGTCGGCAGCAGAGTTGTGTGCATTACGTGCATTGACTGTAGCCTCTGAGGTTTCGCCAGTAGACTCTTGGGAGGAGCCAGTAAGCCAAGTCTTGAGGTTGAGGAAAACTGGGATCAGAGCATCTGGAAGATATGCCTGAATAGTGTCCACTGTATATGGTATCGCGATAAGTATCTCGAATAAGAAGGGACGAACGTTACGCACAGATGCTTTCCCTCTCATTATCACTCTGTGGGCCTGAGATGTGACGCGAATGCTCAAGCAATAGTGCGACGTGATCAGCCCTAGCAAGCTCGTCCAGTTTGGCCGTAGTCCATTCGTCTTCCTTGACAGGCTCAGGATCTTTTGCAGGCTCATGTTCTGAATCTCCTTCTGTGACATACGAATTAGCTTGAGCCTCGAGGATTTCTGCTTCGGTCGCGAGTGGGTCTGTACCTGCTTGTTTGGTCGTTGATTCGGATTCTGGTTCAACTCCATGGTATGCATCCCATCCACGTACTGCTTCAAGGACTCCCATATCCTGATCCCAAATACTAATAAACCAACTTGAGACATTGGATCAACTCAATAGCTGCTTACTTGGTAGTTGGGATTGTAAGATCGTTTCAGGTTTGCCAAAATTTCTTCCAGAGTATCAAGTTTAGCCTGAAGGTCTGCTTGTTTGCTTCGGAGCGACGTCAAGGCAGCATTGTGCGATACAAGGGATTTATATAGGGCTTTGATATTATAGGACATAAGTGAAGTTTCTCATGCGTGTCTAATGCATTGACTTACGCGATTGTTTTTGGTGCTCTAATGCAGCAGCATCTACCGATTCAGTATGCTCAAGGGCAGATTTAAGTCGTGTCTCCTCTATGCGCTTTTCTTCCACCTCCTTTTTCAAGGAGTTAATGGCTCCCTGCAGGCGAGCCGCTTCCTTTTTGGCGTAGGCAATATATGATGACCGGATTTTGGCTCCCTACAACGGCCCGAACGTATTATTGATACTCATCCAGCTCAAATCAAAGGAACAATGCATACCGTTTTTCTAAGTTTACGTTCTGCCTCTCTTTCAGCACGGTATTTTTCACCAATCTCTTTGCACTGGTTTGGGCATACACCACTCGGCTCGTCGGAGCCATCGCAGCATTCAGGTTCTGGGGAGCACTGAGAGGTGCGTTTATGCGACGGCTTTGATATACATACCACAAATTCCGTCATTCACACGAGAGCTTTTAATAGTCGCGCCAATGTGGCCCTCATTAGCACAATAGAAGGTCCCATTTGGACACGCGCTGGTACCTGTCCCTTAATTTCAGCGACGCGTGTTCGCATGCTATATGCAGCTAGCTAACCTGGCTCGTCACTTCCGTCTGGGCAGTCACAGAAGTCATCATTGATTGCAGAATATAAGATGGTTTTAGAGCCGTCAAGGCACTTCCATGTCGCAGGACTAGTTGAGGTTATGGGTGCGTATAAAGACGCATTTTGGGGAGACACTCCGGCTGGAAGTTTATTTCCCAATGCCAATGTCGGAATTACTATCGCTGTAGCGAGTGCCAGCAACATTGCGCGAGTTATAATGCTGTTGGGGTCGTGGTTGACCTGAGCCTCGCCCTGACTTATTTAGCTCTCGGCGTCTGTGACGTGGTTTGGGCGCTTATAAACTTGGATTACGTGAAATGTACTTAGTGGTTCTTGCTACCACTTTAGGCAGGCCAGATGAAGTCTGGTATGCCAACCATCGACCCGGCTGGCGTGGACGTACTGAGAACCTATATACCTGCGACGTTTCTTCTGACATGCGTATTTGCCATATATTTTATTCGGATATTATCCTTTTGGAAGCCGACGCGCGCTCTCCTCGGCTTTTTCAGTCACCCATTCCAATCATTTCTCACCCTGGACGATATATCTGAGTACAACTCCTCTATCAAGCGAATTGAAGTACCTGCTATTGAACGAAAATGTTTGAGAGCCCTCTGTTTTATTCAAGCTGTAGGTTGGGTGTGTTGGGCGGTTCTCTGTATTATCAATGGGGGTGGGCTCTCACAACTAATGGGCCCGGCATTACTAGCATTTTCATGGGTAGGCGGAGCCTAATGTTCAAGTTTTGGCATAGTGACCCAGAAACTCATTGAATAGATCCTTCAATTTGCAAGACTCTTTCCCCTACCAGCATCGGCACCATACGTTCTATTCTTGTTTGCCACTCTGAACTTACTCTCGGCCTGTGTCGATATAGTATATCATCATCCCGACTCAAAGGAAATGTATGATATTACCTCCCTCGCCGACGGTATTCGCGCAACTATCTGTGGAGCCATTGTATTCCTCGCTGGTAGATTTCCTGTTGCACCTATCTTACCAGGGCCTAATGTTGCCATGGCTGGAGACGTGAGTTATTATGCTTTTATCAAGAACGTCTAGCTGATACTGTTCTAGCCTTTGACAAGCGAGCTGACCTCGCCTGAGGATGGTGCTTCTTTGTGGGGTTGGCTGACTTTTTCGTTCATGGGTCCACTTTTTGCGCTTGCAAACGAACGTTCCGTGCGGTCATCGGAGAATGGAAAATTCAGTCTGAATGACGAAGACGTGTGGGCGTTGAGCCCTACGTTTGCACATCGTAATGTTTTCAGGCGATACTTAAGAGAGATGTATGTCAACTTTTTGGTGTTCTCACGTAAAGCTAACGTTGTTGCATCATTCAGTAAGGAGAAGGGCCAAAAGTTCTCATTGTTGTGGTTCCTTTTAAGAGCAAATTCACTTGATCTAATTATTGACATAACATTAGAGTTATATTCAGCAATTGCAGGTAAATAATCATATTTATCTCTTATCTTTGGCATTGACGTCCAAATTTCCCTCACCACATTTAATTTCTACAGGTTTCATTCCTCCGTATGCCTTGCAGAGAATTCTCCGTGCTCTTGAGCAACATCAGAATGGAAGCACTCCACGAGATGCATACATTTGGGGATTGATCACGTTTATTGCACATATGAGCTTCGCCCAAGTTGACGTTATACACCGTTGGCATACCCGTAGATGCTATGAGGTATGTTACATTAACCACTATTTTTAGAAAACAGAttgataaaaaaaaaacgcagCGCACTCGCGGGACACTGTTTTGCGCCCTGCATTACAAAGCATTGAAACGCCGAGACTTGAGTGGTGCAGCACATACAGACAAGCAAGATGAGAAGGACACCTCGAGTGCTGACATTGGGCGGATCGTCAATTTGATGCAGTAAGTATTTTTAATTTCCTTTATCGTGGGTAGAATTAAACATGAGGACAACAAGAGGTGATGCATACGCAGTAGCACAGCGTTTTTGGGAGTTTTCAGCGGTTTTCTCTGCGCCAGTTCGACTTGGGATCGCTCTTTACTTCTTGTATCAGTGGGTACCGGTAATATATCAGCATCCATTTACGCTCAAACAAATTATAGGGTTTTAGGATGGAGTTCCCTTGCGGGGGTATTGGTCGTTCTTCTCGCGTATGCGATCAACTATCCTTTAGCACGCTGGAACATTTCAGTATGTGCTCCTGGTTGACACCGACTCCAGACTGATCCCAATTTTCTCTAGATAACACGACAATCATGGAAAGCTCGAGACCGTCGAATGTCGGCAGTTAGTGAATTACTAACATCCCTGCGTTTCCTTAAATATATGGGTTGGGGTGCGTGGGCACGAGCGTACATATAATATAGTCGCTGATCTACCCTTTCGAAACAGAATCTCGCTGGTTGACTCAAGTTAAAAATGCGCGTGCGGTGGAGCTTGCCTGGCGGGTACAAGAAAACATTTGTAGCGTCTTGATTGCGTTTATCTGGACTTGGGTACCTTCAGCTGTGGTCCTGGTTGCTTTCACGAGCTACACGCTTCTTGCAAAGGAATCACTGACCGTCAGTCGAGCATTCACAGCTATCGAAGTTTTCAGCCAACTTCAAGGTCCGATGTCTCAATTACCACAACAAATATTTGCTCTTTTACATGGTGAGCGATCAAATTATTTTGATATTTTGATCGATCAATAATGAGGCAATAGCGTACGTTTCCATGCAGCGTATCCAAACCTTTTTGGACGAAACTGAGGTTGAAGATTGGGCGTCCTCTATCAAGCGCCCCGAGGAGGAACTTGATATCGAGGTATTCTCGAATAAAATGGGATTCCAGGAAGGGAATTTTGTATGGCACTTGAACTCATCAGAAACACAAGATCCCAAGAGCCACACCAACTTCAAGCTGACGGACGTTACTGTCGAATTCCCCCTTGGCCGACTGACGTTAATTACTGGAGCAACAGGTTCTGGAAAGTCATCGCTATTAGCCGCACTCTTGGGAGGTTGGTTGGCTTAGATTTGGCACATTACAAGTTTGGTTAACCGTAATATATTATAGAAATGACATGCGCTGGGGGACAAGTCTATCTTGACAAACGCCGCCATGCCGTATCTTATGCCGGTCAACATCCATGGCTTGAGCATGCTACGATCCGGGAAAACATATTGTATGGCTTGCCTTACAATCAATCTCGTTATGAAGCTGTCTTGGATGCTTGCGCATTACGACCAGACCTCAAGATATTCCCGGCCGGCGATCAAACAGGTCAGTCTATCCACCTGTTTGAGTCTCCAGTGACTGATCTGTCTCGACCAGAAATTGGAGAAAAGGGGGTATCACTAAGCGGAGGCCAAAGGGCGCGGTGTGCTCTTGCGAGGGCGGTGTATTCTTATTCCAAGGTTAGTATTGATTTCAATTATTGCCGGCTCGTTCGTAACCAAATTATAATTTCAGACTGTGCTCCTGGATGATCCGTGCGTTTAACCCCGCTTACCGTGACTTGGCCGAACAGTATGCTTACCCTTGCCTGTTTAGCCTCGCGGCTGTCGACATGCACACCGCAAGGCATCTAGTTGATAAATGTCTGGCCGGATCGCTCATGCAAGGCAGAACAATTGTGTGTATATTCACCACATTTGTGGTGGTAGTACTCACAGATCCGTTCAGATTCTTGTTACTCACCATGTTCGAATGTGTCTCGACGTAGCATTCTATCTGGTCGAGCTCAGTAATGGGCGGATCGCACGCCAGGGTACCATCTCTGACCTGCGTGGGAAAGGACAGCTTTCGGCAATCCTCCAAACCCAACCTGAAGATGACACGGCAGAAGCTGAATCAGAAATTACAGCTGTACCAAGCGAAGCTCCTCTGATTAACGAGGCTGATGTGGGTGCTATGGGCGCTACCGATACTCCTATGGCCACAGAAGAGACCATCCTACAACATAACAGCAACATAGGTAAACTAGTAGACGAGGAAGCCCGAGCCGAGGGTAGGGTCTCCCTGAGGACATATTGGACATATATTAAGTACGCAATTGCGGATCTCGATCAAATCTATTTTGCTCATTTCGTTAACCATATCAATAGGGCCGCATCAGTTTGGTCCTGGGTTGCATCATTGTTGCTTTTGCTTGCGGTCCGAGGAATTACGATAGGGTCACAGCTGTTTCTCGCCAAGTGGTCAGAAGCATATGGACGTGAACCGAACATTCTTTCTGTCCTTGTTTTTGCTCGGAATGTGTCAACCGGTTTCTGGTCTTGGCTTGACAAACTACCCCCTCCTATGGTAAACTCGGTCCCATGGCTGCTGATTTACCTCAGCATATCGCTAACCGGCGCATTTACTGTACTCTCCTATCTGGCAATTGGATATTGGTCGAGTCTCCTGGCCTCGCGATCACTTTTCACCTCAATGCTGGATCGTGTGGTTCGGGCACCAAGCCGCTGGCTCGACGTTACTCCCGTAGGTCGCATTCTTAATCGTTTCGTATCGGACATTGGGGCCGTCGACTCAGCTCTCAATCCCTCGGCCCGGGCTGCCTTGTCCGGAACCATCAACTTTATCGCCAGCTTCCTAGTCATTGTATTATTCGTGCCTTCGTTCCTTCCCTTCGCCCTAGTCATTGCTTGGCTGTATATTCGCATCGCGCCTCCTTTCGTTCGTGCGTCACGCGACCTTCGCCGGTTGGAGAGCATTAGCCTATCACCGGCCTTCAGTGGCTTTGATGAGCTGCTTCATGGGCTAATACATGTACGCGCGTTTGGTGCAGAAGCAAGATACCAGGAAGCCTTCTACAAAAAAGTTGATAGGTGGGTATATGCTATAATTGTCAGCAGATTCCATGGTCTTAGGACATGATTAGGTTCCAAAAGTTCGATCACCAGTATTGGAATTGCTCATTCTGGCTAATGTGGCGATATGACTGTAAGTCGAGCCGATGTCCCGGACCCCATATGTTCAATAATCATATTCCCTAGGTCTCGGATCGGTTGTAGTAATGTTGGGGACGCTCTTTGCCTTGCTGAGTGGGGTAGCTGCGGGAACAGCAGCAGTCGTCATTGTACAGGCTGGTGTTTTTGCTGAAGCATCGAGGCAGCTTGTCCGGTTAGTTCAGACTCTTTCAAAGAGTATTCATACGTGTTGATGACATCCATCCATTAGGGTGTTCGCTCAATTGGAGTTGGATTTCAATTCAGTGGAGAGGATAGGGGAGTACCTTATTCTTCCCCAAGAAGCTCCAGCAATCATTGCAAACGCACGTCCCCCCGCACATTGGCCGTCACGGACAGGGGGCATTACCGTGGATCATCTTGTAATGCGATATGCAGATGGCCTGCCTGATGTGCTTCGGGACTTGACCTTTGAGGTTAAACCCAGAGAGAAGGTCGGAGTCGTTGGCCGAACAGGAAGCGGCAAATCAAGCCTTGCCTTGAGTCTCCTGAGGGCTGTTGAACCCTCTGGGGGTCGCATAATGTGAGTATGAACGGCGTCAAAATTACTTACTTTGGCTATACTCATAATATCATAGCCTTGATGGAATTGATATCCGCACCATTGGCCTCGACGATCTACGTAGTCGTGTCACACTTGTCAGCCAGGACGTAGCCCTATTTTCTGGGAGCGTTCGCAGCAATCTAGACCCA comes from Rhizoctonia solani chromosome 4, complete sequence and encodes:
- a CDS encoding protein kinase C substrate 80K-H, which encodes MLLALATAIVIPTLALGNKLPAGVSPQNASLYAPITSTSPATWKCLDGSKTILYSAINDDFCDCPDGSDEPGTSACPNGTFYCANEGHIGATIKSSRVNDGICEPECCDGSDEPSGVCPNQCKEIGEKYRAEREAERKLRKTGAKIRSSYIAYAKKEAARLQGAINSLKKEVEEKRIEETRLKSALEHTESVDAAALEHQKQSPLYKSLVSHNAALTSLRSKQADLQAKLDTLEEILANLKRSYNPNYQDMGVLEAVRGWDAYHGVEPESESTTKQAGTDPLATEAEILEAQANSYVTEGDSEHEPAKDPEPVKEDEWTTAKLDELARADHVALLLEHSRHISGPQSDNERESILDTIQAYLPDALIPVFLNLKTWLTGSSQESTGETSEATVNARNAHNSAADALRKSERELKDSEEALAKLETGGYFGKDGEWKKLDGVCLEKDTGEYTYSVCLFGSATQKSNRDHASHSLGRFSGWNDKEGVTPGSYDYYTRQYYKGGARCWNGPERSVILDLTCGTENTIQTIAEPEKCEYLFTGTSPALCWPLDDKQENEKDELYIGPPTFGSMRISAAQSDQSKSFPTTTSMTSQARAAYRTLLREVRKSSIFPRAERGAFLNNQMHAVANSTGQTPQTFQSHVLNAATFLRAQREYKVLMDRYNPLHGLSVEEQRKATAHRVGLELPKEFKE
- a CDS encoding ABC transporter, yielding MYDITSLADGIRATICGAIVFLAGRFPVAPILPGPNVAMAGDPLTSELTSPEDGASLWGWLTFSFMGPLFALANERSVRSSENGKFSLNDEDVWALSPTFAHRNVFRRYLREIKEKGQKFSLLWFLLRANSLDLIIDITLELYSAIAGFIPPYALQRILRALEQHQNGSTPRDAYIWGLITFIAHMSFAQVDVIHRWHTRRCYERTRGTLFCALHYKALKRRDLSGAAHTDKQDEKDTSSADIGRIVNLMQGDAYAVAQRFWEFSAVFSAPVRLGIALYFLYQVLGWSSLAGVLVVLLAYAINYPLARWNISITRQSWKARDRRMSAVSELLTSLRFLKYMGWESRWLTQVKNARAVELAWRVQENICSVLIAFIWTWVPSAVVLVAFTSYTLLAKESLTVSRAFTAIEVFSQLQGPMSQLPQQIFALLHAYVSMQRIQTFLDETEVEDWASSIKRPEEELDIEVFSNKMGFQEGNFVWHLNSSETQDPKSHTNFKLTDVTVEFPLGRLTLITGATGSGKSSLLAALLGEMTCAGGQVYLDKRRHAVSYAGQHPWLEHATIRENILYGLPYNQSRYEAVLDACALRPDLKIFPAGDQTEIGEKGVSLSGGQRARCALARAVYSYSKTVLLDDPLAAVDMHTARHLVDKCLAGSLMQGRTIILVTHHVRMCLDVAFYLVELSNGRIARQGTISDLRGKGQLSAILQTQPEDDTAEAESEITAVPSEAPLINEADVGAMGATDTPMATEETILQHNSNIGKLVDEEARAEGRVSLRTYWTYIKAASVWSWVASLLLLLAVRGITIGSQLFLAKWSEAYGREPNILSVLVFARNVSTGFWSWLDKLPPPMVNSVPWLLIYLSISLTGAFTVLSYLAIGYWSSLLASRSLFTSMLDRVVRAPSRWLDVTPVGRILNRFVSDIGAVDSALNPSARAALSGTINFIASFLVIVLFVPSFLPFALVIAWLYIRIAPPFVRASRDLRRLESISLSPAFSGFDELLHGLIHVRAFGAEARYQEAFYKKVDRFQKFDHQYWNCSFWLMWRYDCLGSVVVMLGTLFALLSGVAAGTAAVVIVQAGVFAEASRQLVRVFAQLELDFNSVERIGEYLILPQEAPAIIANARPPAHWPSRTGGITVDHLVMRYADGLPDVLRDLTFEVKPREKVGVVGRTGSGKSSLALSLLRAVEPSGGRIILDGIDIRTIGLDDLRSRVTLVSQDVALFSGSVRSNLDPFNEYTDEECWDVLERCHLGQRPAPSGFEGEHSSGRILLSTLDAPVSVGGKGFSAGQRQLLALARAMLRRSAVIIMDEATSSIDLETDDQIQRTIREEMSDALVITIAHRLKTIIDYDRVLVLDHGRVVEFDTPLKLMENEGGIFRSMCERSADWVELSRTTKQRATI